From a region of the Candidatus Eisenbacteria bacterium genome:
- the tgt gene encoding tRNA guanosine(34) transglycosylase Tgt yields MTSFALERGGAVAPRSGLLHTAHGTVRTPAFMPVGTAGSVKGLSPAEIRAAGTQILLANTYHLMLRPGADVVRELGGLHRMMAWDGPILTDSGGYQIMSLRERVKVREEGVEFRSHLDGRTEFLTPERAMEIQADIGSDIAVTLDHAVLLPIDPAAAREAAERSLRWAERSLRRARECSTPTGAAQLLFAIAQGADDLTLRREMAERTASLPCDGFAIGGLSVGESKEATWELTRATNEALPSDRPRYLMGMGTPLDLLEAVARGVDLFDCVLPTRNARNGMAFTSEGPLNIRNAAHARDPRPLDPECTCEACLQFSRAYLRHLHQAGEILAHRMLTLHNVTFYQTLMSAARAAIERGAFDAFAGAFRARYRDRAG; encoded by the coding sequence GTGACCTCCTTCGCGCTCGAGCGCGGTGGGGCGGTCGCGCCGCGGTCGGGTCTCCTCCATACCGCGCACGGCACGGTGCGCACGCCCGCGTTCATGCCGGTGGGCACTGCCGGGAGCGTGAAGGGGCTTTCGCCGGCTGAGATCCGCGCCGCCGGCACCCAGATTCTCCTCGCGAACACGTATCACCTGATGCTCCGGCCTGGCGCGGACGTCGTGCGCGAGCTGGGCGGCCTCCATCGCATGATGGCGTGGGACGGCCCGATCCTGACCGACAGCGGCGGCTACCAGATCATGAGCCTCCGTGAGCGCGTGAAGGTCCGCGAGGAGGGCGTGGAGTTCCGGTCCCACCTCGACGGGCGGACTGAGTTTCTGACGCCCGAGAGGGCGATGGAGATCCAGGCCGACATCGGCTCCGACATCGCGGTGACCCTCGACCACGCCGTGCTCCTTCCCATCGACCCGGCCGCGGCGCGGGAGGCGGCGGAGCGCTCGCTTCGATGGGCCGAGCGCTCGCTCCGACGCGCGCGCGAGTGCTCGACGCCGACGGGCGCGGCCCAGCTCCTCTTCGCGATCGCCCAGGGGGCCGACGACCTCACGCTGCGGCGCGAGATGGCGGAGCGCACCGCATCGCTTCCGTGCGACGGCTTCGCGATCGGCGGCCTCTCGGTCGGGGAGTCGAAGGAAGCGACCTGGGAGCTGACGCGCGCCACGAACGAGGCCCTTCCCTCGGACCGTCCCCGCTACCTGATGGGCATGGGGACGCCGCTCGATCTCCTCGAGGCGGTGGCGCGTGGCGTCGATCTCTTCGATTGCGTGCTGCCGACCCGGAACGCCCGAAACGGCATGGCATTCACGTCGGAGGGGCCGCTCAACATCCGGAACGCGGCGCACGCTCGAGACCCGCGCCCGCTCGATCCCGAGTGCACGTGCGAAGCGTGCCTCCAGTTCAGCCGGGCCTATCTGCGGCATCTTCATCAGGCGGGGGAGATCCTCGCCCACCGAATGCTGACCTTGCACAACGTCACGTTTTACCAGACACTCATGTCCGCGGCCCGCGCGGCGATCGAACGCGGTGCATTCGATGCGTTCGCGGGCGCCTTCCGGGCGCGTTACCGCGACCGGGCCGGGTGA
- a CDS encoding methionyl-tRNA formyltransferase, producing MRLIYYGTPALAVPPLSRLVSEDRAPLLVVTRADRPRGRGMKTGKSSVKEAAESMGLPVATPARAGAPDELTRIRALSPDLLIVTAYGQLLPKPLLEIPRLGALNVHFSLLPRHRGASPVQAAILAGDKETGVTTMWMTEGLDEGPIFLSRSTPIDQEEDAGTLGSRLALLGAECLAESIARIERGDAARREQDPAGATYAGKIAPDAGRLTLDRSAGELVRRVRAFTPDPGAYVPLGAERLAVLSAEADAGTDADADAPQGTVIALDRVKGIRIALAEGSIWLRRVRPSGRREMSGFDFANGARLRPGALLTRSEASK from the coding sequence GTGCGGCTCATCTACTACGGCACCCCGGCCCTCGCGGTGCCGCCGCTCTCGCGCCTTGTTTCCGAGGATCGTGCTCCGCTCCTGGTCGTGACCCGGGCCGACCGCCCGCGCGGGCGCGGCATGAAGACCGGGAAGTCATCGGTCAAGGAAGCGGCCGAGTCGATGGGTCTGCCGGTGGCGACGCCGGCGCGCGCCGGCGCCCCGGACGAGCTCACGCGCATTCGCGCCCTCTCACCCGATCTGCTCATCGTCACGGCCTACGGGCAGCTCCTCCCCAAGCCGCTGCTCGAGATTCCGCGGCTGGGCGCGCTCAACGTTCATTTTTCACTTCTGCCGCGCCACCGCGGCGCGTCGCCGGTCCAGGCGGCGATCCTTGCGGGGGACAAGGAGACCGGCGTCACGACCATGTGGATGACCGAGGGCTTGGACGAGGGGCCGATCTTTCTCTCGCGCTCCACGCCGATCGATCAAGAGGAGGACGCTGGGACGCTGGGCTCGAGGCTCGCCCTTCTCGGCGCCGAGTGCCTGGCCGAGTCGATCGCGCGGATCGAGCGGGGAGACGCCGCGCGGCGAGAGCAGGATCCGGCGGGCGCGACCTACGCGGGCAAGATTGCCCCCGACGCGGGGCGCCTCACGCTCGATCGATCCGCGGGCGAGCTCGTCCGCCGCGTTCGCGCCTTCACGCCCGACCCCGGGGCCTACGTCCCTCTTGGGGCGGAGCGGCTGGCCGTGCTCTCGGCCGAAGCGGATGCGGGCACGGACGCGGACGCGGATGCTCCACAAGGGACCGTCATCGCGCTCGACCGCGTTAAGGGAATCCGGATCGCGCTCGCGGAAGGATCGATCTGGCTCCGGCGCGTCCGCCCGAGCGGCCGCCGCGAGATGTCGGGGTTCGACTTCGCGAACGGCGCCCGGCTCAGGCCGGGCGCGCTCCTCACGCGCTCCGAGGCGTCAAAATGA
- the galE gene encoding UDP-glucose 4-epimerase GalE, with protein MNFLVVGGAGYIGSVVVGELVRSRRSAIILDDLSTGHRDAVAPLAYLIEGGLNDPAKLREAFTTKEIDCVIHLAARSIVAESVGDAAGYRTANVELPIRLLEAMREHGVRDIIFSSSAAVYDAGAPMPLHERSAVKPSNPYGATKLEFEQILRERTALGEIRHVTLRYFNVAGASIDWGEDHRGETHLIPLLIDAALGARGPVPIYGTDYPTPDGTAVRDYVHVVDVAEAHLRAARYLAEGGESATLNLGSDRGASVREVVRAVERVTGRGVPTVDSPRRAGDPPVLIASSGEARRVLGWRPQFGELDAMIETAWEWRRRFPEGYKA; from the coding sequence GTGAATTTCCTCGTGGTCGGAGGCGCGGGGTACATCGGGAGCGTCGTGGTGGGGGAGCTGGTCCGGAGCCGCCGCTCGGCGATCATCCTGGACGATCTCTCCACGGGCCACCGGGACGCCGTCGCTCCCCTCGCCTACCTGATCGAGGGCGGGCTCAACGACCCCGCCAAGCTCCGCGAGGCGTTCACCACGAAGGAGATCGACTGCGTCATCCATCTCGCGGCGCGGTCGATCGTGGCCGAGTCGGTGGGGGATGCTGCCGGATACCGAACCGCCAACGTGGAGCTTCCGATCCGTCTCCTCGAGGCCATGCGGGAGCACGGCGTCCGGGACATCATCTTCTCCTCCTCGGCCGCCGTCTACGACGCGGGAGCTCCCATGCCGCTCCACGAGCGCTCGGCCGTCAAGCCGTCGAATCCCTACGGAGCGACCAAGCTCGAGTTCGAGCAGATCCTCCGCGAGCGGACGGCGCTGGGAGAGATCCGGCATGTGACCCTCCGCTACTTCAACGTGGCCGGGGCGAGCATCGACTGGGGTGAGGATCATCGCGGGGAGACCCACCTGATCCCGCTCCTGATCGACGCGGCGCTGGGCGCGCGCGGCCCGGTCCCGATCTATGGGACCGACTATCCCACGCCGGACGGGACCGCGGTGCGGGACTACGTGCACGTGGTCGACGTGGCCGAGGCCCATTTGCGGGCCGCGCGGTATCTGGCTGAGGGAGGCGAGAGTGCCACGCTGAACCTGGGCTCCGACCGCGGCGCCTCGGTCCGGGAAGTGGTTCGGGCCGTGGAGCGTGTGACCGGACGCGGCGTCCCGACTGTCGATTCGCCCCGACGGGCCGGCGATCCTCCCGTGCTGATTGCCTCCTCGGGCGAGGCGCGCCGCGTGTTAGGCTGGAGACCTCAGTTTGGCGAGCTCGATGCGATGATTGAAACCGCTTGGGAGTGGCGCCGACGATTCCCGGAGGGCTACAAGGCGTGA
- the def gene encoding peptide deformylase, whose protein sequence is MNRKRLSLRYYGDPVLRKKADPIAASQAEIKELVEGMFDCMYREAGVGLAAPQVGVSSRVFVIDVTDGEDVRTKRAFVNPVIVERSGTIVGEEGCLSIPGIRSDVKRAARITVEAADENGAPFRLAAEGLLSRAIQHETDHLDGVLFIDRISAIKRKLLEGRLKRVRPPAEGSAQPSRTTPSL, encoded by the coding sequence GTGAATAGGAAGCGACTTTCCCTCCGCTATTACGGCGATCCCGTGCTCCGCAAGAAGGCCGATCCGATCGCCGCTTCCCAGGCTGAAATCAAGGAGCTGGTCGAGGGGATGTTCGACTGCATGTACCGCGAGGCCGGCGTCGGCCTCGCCGCGCCGCAGGTCGGGGTCTCGAGCCGGGTATTCGTGATCGACGTGACCGATGGGGAAGACGTGCGGACCAAGCGCGCGTTCGTGAACCCCGTGATCGTGGAGCGAAGCGGGACGATCGTGGGCGAGGAGGGGTGCCTCAGCATTCCCGGCATCCGTTCCGACGTGAAGCGCGCCGCCCGGATCACCGTGGAAGCGGCCGATGAGAATGGCGCCCCGTTTCGTCTCGCGGCGGAGGGGCTCCTGTCGCGCGCGATCCAGCACGAGACGGACCACCTGGACGGCGTCCTGTTCATCGACCGCATCAGCGCCATCAAGCGAAAGCTGCTCGAGGGCAGGCTGAAGCGGGTCCGCCCACCGGCCGAGGGGTCGGCCCAACCCTCCCGGACCACACCGTCCCTGTAG
- the rsmB gene encoding 16S rRNA (cytosine(967)-C(5))-methyltransferase RsmB: MKRDHRGSGGARRGAGRTGGPPRRRAKRAAGARDVALQILLAAESRSAYSDRLLETRLREAGLSSSDSALVTALVQGTLRNRASLDHHLAAFTNGGFERLPAPIRAALRLGAYQIMFLTRVPDSAAVDESVELAKTYGHPGTAGIVNAVLRRFARGDRAPLPDAAADLAGNLAVLHSHPRWLVERWLKHYGAEEATRLLASDNVEPSVSVRANAHRVTPNALAAALRAEGHETSPGPNGGPVLVVERGYVASRSPLFRGGSLSLQDEAESAVVMVLDPKPGERALDLCAAPGGKSSQIAERVAPGGSVVALERHASRARALRENLVHRLRLPGVSVVCGDGRNPPLVRPFDRVLVDAPCTGLGTLRRRADARWRKEERSIAEMAALQGALLDAAGPLTRPGGVLVYSVCSLEPEETDEIVDMFLRAHPEFTRENARPFLPPGFAAEEPVLRAFPHRHGTDGVFAARLRRR, translated from the coding sequence ATGAAGCGCGACCACCGCGGATCCGGCGGCGCCCGACGCGGCGCCGGGCGCACCGGCGGGCCGCCTCGCCGGCGCGCAAAGCGGGCCGCGGGCGCTCGCGATGTCGCGCTCCAGATCCTGCTCGCGGCCGAGAGCCGGAGCGCCTACTCGGACCGGCTTCTCGAGACGCGCCTCCGCGAGGCGGGGCTCTCCTCGAGCGACTCGGCGCTCGTAACGGCGTTGGTCCAGGGAACGCTCCGGAACCGGGCGAGCCTGGACCACCACCTGGCCGCGTTCACGAACGGCGGATTCGAGAGACTGCCGGCGCCGATTCGCGCCGCCCTTCGACTCGGCGCATACCAGATCATGTTCCTCACGCGCGTGCCCGATTCGGCCGCGGTCGACGAGAGCGTCGAGCTGGCGAAGACGTACGGCCATCCCGGCACCGCCGGGATCGTGAACGCCGTACTTCGCCGCTTCGCGCGCGGCGATCGAGCGCCGCTCCCGGACGCCGCCGCAGATCTCGCCGGAAACCTCGCCGTGCTCCACTCGCACCCTCGCTGGCTGGTGGAGCGCTGGCTGAAGCATTACGGGGCGGAGGAGGCGACCCGGCTCCTCGCGTCCGACAACGTGGAGCCCTCGGTCTCGGTGCGGGCGAACGCGCACCGCGTGACGCCAAACGCTCTCGCCGCGGCGCTTCGGGCCGAAGGACACGAGACGTCGCCCGGCCCGAACGGGGGCCCGGTGCTGGTCGTGGAACGCGGATACGTCGCCTCCCGATCGCCTCTCTTCCGGGGAGGGTCGCTCTCCCTTCAGGACGAGGCCGAGTCCGCGGTGGTGATGGTGCTGGATCCAAAGCCCGGCGAGCGCGCCCTCGACCTTTGCGCCGCGCCGGGCGGGAAATCGTCCCAGATCGCCGAGCGGGTCGCGCCGGGAGGTAGCGTGGTCGCGCTCGAGCGGCACGCGAGCCGCGCGCGCGCGCTCCGGGAGAACCTCGTCCATCGACTCCGGCTGCCGGGCGTTTCGGTGGTCTGCGGGGACGGAAGGAACCCGCCGCTCGTCCGTCCGTTCGACCGCGTTCTCGTGGACGCGCCGTGCACTGGGCTCGGCACGCTTCGCCGCCGGGCCGACGCGCGCTGGCGGAAAGAGGAGCGGTCGATAGCGGAAATGGCGGCGCTGCAGGGAGCTCTTCTCGACGCGGCGGGGCCGCTGACGCGACCCGGCGGCGTGTTGGTGTATAGTGTCTGCTCCTTGGAACCGGAAGAGACCGACGAGATCGTCGACATGTTCTTGAGAGCGCATCCTGAGTTCACCCGCGAGAACGCCCGGCCGTTCCTTCCCCCTGGATTCGCGGCGGAAGAGCCGGTGCTCCGCGCCTTTCCGCACCGTCACGGAACCGACGGCGTCTTCGCAGCGAGGCTCCGCCGCCGATGA
- the yajC gene encoding preprotein translocase subunit YajC yields MVQAAFAQAPAPVAAAPSQPDQMLHMFAILAITIGIFYFMIIRPQQKKQKETEAMLQAISKGDRVLTTGGVLGTVVGTKTDDVVVLKVADDVKMEFSKQSIVRVLERGE; encoded by the coding sequence ATGGTCCAGGCTGCATTCGCGCAGGCGCCCGCCCCGGTCGCGGCGGCGCCGTCCCAACCCGATCAGATGCTCCACATGTTCGCGATCCTCGCGATCACGATCGGCATTTTCTATTTCATGATCATCCGGCCGCAGCAGAAGAAGCAGAAGGAGACGGAGGCAATGCTGCAGGCGATCTCGAAGGGCGACCGCGTGCTGACGACCGGCGGCGTGCTCGGGACGGTGGTCGGCACGAAGACCGACGACGTCGTCGTGCTCAAGGTGGCCGACGACGTGAAGATGGAGTTCTCCAAGCAGTCCATCGTGCGGGTATTGGAGCGCGGTGAATAG
- a CDS encoding sigma-54-dependent Fis family transcriptional regulator: METGVSTLAKQTFGILVVDDERTLRFTLKEGLSEEGYRVETAADCAEALEKVGRDEFHLALLDQKLPDGNGIDLLKKIRSMRRGIQVVMMTAFGKFEQAVEATKAGCFEYVAKPFELDHMKLIIQNALSQSRLAEEVGRLRDVERRHAGSMLIVGGSSKLIRIIETIRKIAQTGTSTVMLQGETGVGKELLAREIHDQGPRRDGPFVEVNCSAFPENLLEMELFGFERGVFTDAKAMKKGLMELANSGTLFLDEIGEMSLSLQTKLLRALEMKRFRRVGGLADIHVETRIVTATNRDLRAMVEQGKFREDLFFRLDVIRVVVPPLRERPEDIPPLIDHFIAHWNQEFGRSVKGPTDEALQLLLAYRWPGNVRELRNVLERAILLESEEWILPEHLPVDLVSAGGSGPRVLETRLHAEGGVTTLAQAERIAIEMALAKASGNKTRAAEALGISRQTLRTKLKEYRIEAPAVHAS; the protein is encoded by the coding sequence ATGGAGACAGGCGTCAGCACCCTCGCGAAGCAAACGTTCGGAATTCTCGTCGTGGACGACGAGCGAACCCTTCGGTTCACTCTTAAGGAGGGACTCTCCGAGGAAGGCTATCGCGTCGAGACCGCAGCGGACTGCGCGGAGGCCCTCGAGAAGGTGGGGCGCGACGAGTTCCACCTGGCGCTCCTCGACCAAAAGCTTCCCGACGGCAACGGGATCGATCTCCTCAAGAAGATCCGGTCCATGCGGCGGGGGATTCAGGTCGTGATGATGACGGCGTTCGGCAAGTTCGAGCAGGCGGTCGAGGCGACGAAGGCGGGCTGCTTCGAATACGTGGCCAAGCCGTTCGAGCTGGATCACATGAAGCTGATCATCCAGAACGCGCTCTCGCAGTCCCGCCTCGCGGAAGAAGTCGGCCGGCTGCGGGACGTCGAGCGACGGCACGCGGGATCCATGCTCATCGTCGGCGGCAGCTCGAAGCTGATCCGGATCATCGAGACGATCCGGAAGATCGCCCAGACCGGGACGTCGACCGTGATGCTGCAGGGCGAAACCGGCGTCGGGAAGGAGCTGCTCGCACGGGAGATTCACGACCAGGGTCCGAGGCGCGACGGGCCGTTCGTCGAGGTGAACTGCAGCGCCTTCCCGGAGAATCTCCTTGAAATGGAGCTCTTCGGCTTCGAGCGGGGGGTATTCACCGACGCGAAGGCGATGAAGAAGGGCCTCATGGAGCTCGCGAACAGCGGCACGCTCTTCCTCGACGAGATCGGCGAGATGAGCCTGAGTCTACAGACGAAGCTGCTCCGCGCGCTCGAGATGAAGCGATTCCGTCGCGTCGGTGGGCTGGCCGACATCCACGTCGAGACGCGGATCGTCACCGCGACCAACCGCGATCTCAGGGCGATGGTGGAGCAGGGAAAATTCCGCGAGGACCTCTTCTTCCGTCTCGACGTGATCCGGGTCGTCGTTCCGCCCCTGCGCGAGCGGCCCGAGGACATCCCGCCCCTGATCGACCATTTCATCGCCCATTGGAATCAGGAGTTCGGCCGAAGCGTCAAGGGTCCGACCGACGAGGCGCTCCAGCTCCTGTTGGCCTATCGATGGCCCGGCAACGTCCGCGAGCTCCGGAACGTGCTCGAGCGCGCGATCCTCCTCGAGAGCGAGGAATGGATTCTTCCGGAGCACCTGCCGGTCGATCTCGTGAGCGCCGGCGGATCGGGGCCGCGCGTGCTGGAGACCCGACTCCACGCCGAGGGAGGGGTGACGACGCTCGCCCAGGCGGAGCGGATCGCGATCGAGATGGCGCTCGCCAAGGCGAGCGGAAACAAGACGCGCGCCGCCGAGGCGCTCGGCATCTCGCGCCAGACGCTCCGCACGAAGCTGAAGGAGTACCGGATCGAAGCTCCCGCCGTTCATGCCTCCTGA
- a CDS encoding PASTA domain-containing protein, with the protein MSRRRRRRDRNSADVLPLGFATTLITDPMTNDSSTTPPEQTPDQETDAPEAIRPAEDAKATEAIPPVETIPAEETMRRPEPLTFVEEPPVAHRADDEIPPTAMGPELEPIELDALAPEVVAPPRDRRRGVRFNLITGTLLLSSVALFGGYLVVNLVLMPSLTRQGVEVRVPEVIGLSEREAERLLAAEDLKLSKISEQWSPDVPRGFITAQDPTAGGVVKRGRRISVIVSLGAQGTSVPVLEGVTARQAEIMLEGAGLKLGRYARAYSDQVSKDIVIATDPPGETVVEQETAVDLLVSLGSVPRNFVLPDLAGRDAASAAQSLRDEGFSVTLREGGGKQKGGLVAGQEPPAGHRVAPRDSIVLYYHP; encoded by the coding sequence ATGAGCCGGCGGAGGCGTAGGCGGGATCGCAATTCCGCCGACGTGCTTCCACTGGGCTTCGCGACGACCCTGATCACCGACCCCATGACCAACGATTCCTCGACGACCCCGCCCGAGCAGACTCCCGATCAGGAGACGGACGCCCCCGAGGCGATTCGCCCCGCTGAAGACGCGAAGGCAACCGAAGCGATTCCGCCCGTGGAAACCATCCCAGCGGAGGAAACCATGCGGCGGCCCGAGCCGCTGACGTTCGTGGAGGAGCCTCCCGTCGCGCACCGAGCGGACGACGAGATCCCTCCGACCGCGATGGGTCCCGAGCTCGAGCCGATCGAGCTGGATGCCCTGGCGCCGGAGGTCGTCGCTCCGCCGCGCGACCGGCGCCGTGGCGTTCGGTTCAACCTCATCACGGGGACGCTGCTTCTCTCCTCGGTCGCTCTCTTCGGCGGATACCTGGTCGTGAATCTCGTCCTCATGCCGAGCCTGACCCGGCAGGGGGTCGAGGTCCGGGTCCCCGAGGTGATCGGGTTGAGCGAGCGCGAGGCGGAGCGGCTCCTCGCCGCGGAGGATCTGAAGCTCTCCAAGATCTCGGAGCAGTGGAGCCCCGACGTGCCGCGCGGCTTCATCACCGCACAGGACCCGACGGCCGGCGGGGTCGTGAAGCGGGGAAGGCGGATCTCCGTCATCGTGAGCCTCGGCGCGCAGGGCACGAGCGTTCCCGTGCTCGAGGGCGTCACCGCGCGCCAGGCGGAGATCATGCTCGAGGGAGCGGGGCTCAAGCTCGGGCGCTACGCGCGGGCCTACTCCGACCAGGTGAGCAAGGACATCGTGATCGCGACCGACCCGCCCGGGGAGACGGTGGTCGAGCAGGAGACGGCCGTCGACCTCCTCGTCAGCCTCGGCTCCGTGCCGAGGAACTTCGTCCTGCCTGATCTCGCGGGTCGGGACGCGGCGTCCGCCGCCCAAAGCCTCCGCGACGAAGGGTTCTCGGTCACGCTGCGGGAAGGCGGAGGAAAGCAGAAGGGCGGCCTCGTCGCCGGACAGGAGCCGCCGGCGGGCCACCGCGTCGCTCCGCGCGACTCGATCGTGCTCTACTACCACCCATGA
- the rpe gene encoding ribulose-phosphate 3-epimerase has translation MSGATRGAAPAQPWAKPGRVRICPSILSADFARLGEEIARVERAEADFLHVDIMDGQFVPSLTFGPMVVEAIRRLTRLPLDVHLMIVEPLRFLDAFATAGASHLIVHIETVADPIAAASAIRARGLRAGLSVKPGTPIEPFLAALSAIDVALVMTVEPGAGGQTFLPGSPERIARVRAAIDAGRLDCLLEVDGGITEETAAVAARAGADTFVAGHSIFHARDPEGAIRRIREVLARP, from the coding sequence ATGAGCGGGGCGACGCGCGGGGCCGCTCCGGCGCAACCGTGGGCGAAGCCCGGGCGCGTCCGCATCTGTCCCTCGATTCTCTCGGCCGACTTCGCCCGGCTCGGCGAGGAGATCGCGCGCGTGGAGCGCGCGGAGGCCGATTTCCTTCATGTCGACATTATGGACGGGCAGTTCGTGCCCAGCCTCACCTTCGGCCCGATGGTCGTCGAGGCGATTCGCCGGCTCACGCGGCTTCCCCTCGACGTGCACTTGATGATCGTGGAGCCCCTGCGGTTCCTCGACGCCTTCGCGACTGCCGGCGCGAGCCACCTGATCGTGCACATCGAGACGGTCGCCGATCCGATCGCCGCGGCGAGCGCGATCCGGGCCCGCGGGCTCAGGGCCGGACTGAGCGTGAAGCCGGGCACCCCGATCGAGCCGTTCCTGGCGGCGCTCTCCGCGATCGACGTCGCGCTCGTGATGACGGTCGAGCCCGGCGCGGGGGGACAGACGTTCCTCCCGGGCTCGCCGGAGCGCATCGCGCGTGTCCGCGCCGCGATCGACGCCGGTCGGCTGGATTGCCTCCTCGAGGTTGACGGCGGGATCACCGAGGAAACGGCGGCCGTCGCCGCGCGGGCCGGCGCCGACACGTTCGTCGCGGGGCACTCGATCTTCCACGCGCGCGATCCCGAGGGCGCGATCCGTCGCATCCGTGAGGTTCTCGCGCGGCCGTGA
- a CDS encoding PAS domain S-box protein, which produces MRARPESSLAGPPEAPPSSRALDAAWSFLRHSPIGLLAVDRDGLVLSINPAGSKLIGYEQEEVEGEAAARVFRAPRGDGHVPPGACAEPEEAREVEVVTRAGDVLPVSIRLLPLEGRDGALIGTVALFQDLRDQKAKEEQWRRRDRLASLGALAAGVAHEIRNPLTGIGHSAQILKRRLESGDPRGQFADVILEEVSRLDRIVESLLQFAKPSTPQLSRHSILPALEKALTLVHELAVRQNVEVRVERADEVPDLYIDHDQILQVLLNVLMNALQALAKGGEIVISVAPARKRAAERGGLGRRATDRLLPRRQAPLLDVVEVRIGDNGPGIPSAALARVFDPFFTTRTQGTGLGLSICQSIVREHGGTISIGSVVGQGTAVTIDLPLEKRHGDRRQHPREANVRNSRRGRRANPSVHS; this is translated from the coding sequence ATGAGAGCGCGTCCCGAATCCTCCCTTGCCGGTCCCCCCGAAGCCCCGCCCAGCAGCCGAGCCCTCGACGCCGCCTGGAGCTTCCTCCGTCATTCCCCGATCGGTCTTCTCGCCGTCGACCGCGATGGTCTTGTCCTCTCGATCAATCCCGCGGGATCCAAGCTGATCGGCTACGAGCAGGAGGAGGTGGAGGGGGAGGCGGCGGCCCGCGTGTTCCGCGCGCCCCGCGGAGACGGGCACGTCCCGCCCGGAGCGTGCGCCGAGCCCGAGGAGGCCCGCGAGGTGGAGGTGGTGACCCGCGCGGGGGACGTCCTCCCGGTCAGCATCAGGCTTCTCCCACTCGAAGGGCGCGACGGGGCCCTGATCGGAACGGTCGCGCTCTTTCAGGATCTGCGCGACCAGAAGGCCAAGGAAGAGCAATGGCGGCGGCGCGACCGGCTCGCATCCCTGGGCGCTCTCGCGGCCGGCGTAGCCCACGAGATCCGTAACCCGCTGACGGGGATCGGACACTCGGCGCAGATACTGAAGCGGCGTCTCGAGAGCGGCGACCCCCGCGGTCAGTTCGCCGATGTCATCCTCGAGGAAGTATCGCGGCTCGATCGCATCGTGGAGAGCCTTCTCCAGTTTGCGAAGCCGTCGACGCCCCAGCTCTCCCGCCACTCGATCCTACCCGCCCTCGAGAAGGCGCTCACGCTCGTCCACGAGCTCGCGGTCCGCCAGAATGTGGAGGTGCGGGTCGAGCGGGCCGACGAGGTCCCGGACCTCTACATCGACCACGATCAGATTCTCCAAGTGCTGCTGAACGTCCTCATGAACGCGCTTCAAGCGCTCGCGAAGGGCGGGGAGATCGTGATCTCGGTCGCCCCCGCGCGGAAGCGCGCCGCGGAGCGGGGCGGGCTCGGCCGACGCGCGACCGACCGGCTGCTCCCTCGCCGTCAAGCCCCACTTCTCGATGTCGTCGAGGTGCGGATCGGGGACAACGGCCCTGGAATTCCGAGCGCGGCTCTGGCGCGCGTCTTCGATCCGTTTTTTACGACCCGGACCCAAGGAACGGGCCTCGGGCTGAGCATCTGCCAGAGCATCGTGCGCGAGCACGGCGGCACCATCTCCATCGGAAGCGTGGTGGGGCAGGGAACAGCCGTAACCATCGATCTACCCCTGGAGAAACGACATGGAGACAGGCGTCAGCACCCTCGCGAAGCAAACGTTCGGAATTCTCGTCGTGGACGACGAGCGAACCCTTCGGTTCACTCTTAA